A part of Aegilops tauschii subsp. strangulata cultivar AL8/78 chromosome 2, Aet v6.0, whole genome shotgun sequence genomic DNA contains:
- the LOC109775253 gene encoding uncharacterized protein: MPTGVATPFPYPKPPQSPRLLHRSRHCSGHRLLLATSSPFRPDSPPLACPRRKRSSVAAIHASSSDPALYSFPSSPTPPPRPPPAPAPPEPPSTVARAGRSKKKPAGGRIEGGGDVRREAKSKAKRRSRRLSENAFYRRKRRAASGQADAFTDEELEMIGLGYDRSVRFMDGPDDPRLRHPHDWYRFGAFGPYSWRGIVVGPPIRGRFSDDRVSLMSEVADHDEWDRNEQFEMSNQFSHRLNELDDAVGFRYYWVFVRHPRWRPDEPPWQQWTLSAEVAVQASKDQRLDKWSLMGRFGNSTRELITRCAAWTRPDILYVKRPLYQSRFEPQEEFFSRLRPLVDPSTENQFLFDLEQDGRVIQTTYFGGLCRIVKASPKSYVDDVVNAYSKLSEADKSRCLEFLLTNHPMELLHPYTKEWKVKLEEMELGCDAPDESDDEGGDETGSEVIDWVEDEEVDVIDDTEDDDYEDEEVVDVSEEVEADEIIESSEENEDYWDEQWDKAMKSSDKMEKLVKDRVEKSYEYNKRQMQQQKDMESQMRTSNTMIMQQEQAEEDEVKLVQQESARSRSALVRVKREPPPGLFLRAAVRPFTYRNLVKEIVLMRHQIIDGEIV; this comes from the coding sequence ATGCCGACCGGCGTGGCCACCCCCTTCCCCTACCCCAAACCCCCGCAATCCCCTCGCCTCCTCCACCGCAGCCGCCACTGCTccggccaccgcctcctcctcgccacctcttcccccttccgcCCAGATTCCCCACCCCTCGCCTGCCCCAGGCGCAAGCGCAGCTCCGTCGCCGCCATCCATGCCTCCTCCTCCGACCCCGCCCTCTattccttcccctcctccccgaCCCCGCCTCCGCGCCCGCCCCCGGCCCCGGCCCCTCCGGAGCCCCCCTCCACCGTGGCCCGCGCCGGGCGCAGCAAGAAGAAGCCCGCCGGCGGCCGCATCGAGGGCGGCGGCGACGTGCGGCGCGAGGCTAAGTCCAAGGCCAAgcgccgcagccgccgcctcTCCGAGAACGCCTTCTACCGCCGGAAGCGCCGCGCCGCCTCGGGCCAGGCCGACGCCTTCACCGACGAGGAGCTCGAGATGATCGGCCTCGGCTACGACCGCTCCGTCCGCTTCATGGACGGGCCCGACGACCCGCGCCTCCGCCACCCGCACGATTGGTACAGGTTCGGCGCCTTCGGACCCTACTCCTGGCGCGGCATCGTCGTGGGGCCGCCCATCCGCGGCCGCTTCTCCGACGACCGCGTCTCCCTCATGTCCGAGGTGGCCGACCACGACGAATGGGACCGCAACGAGCAGTTCGAGATGTCCAACCAATTCTCCCACCGTCTCAACGAGCTCGATGATGCCGTTGGCTTCCGGTACTACTGGGTCTTCGTGCGGCACCCTAGGTGGCGCCCCGACGAGCCACCATGGCAGCAGTGGACGCTCTCGGCCGAGGTCGCCGTCCAGGCCAGCAAGGACCAGCGGCTGGATAAGTGGAGCCTCATGGGCCGGTTTGGTAACTCGACACGCGAGCTGATCACGCGCTGCGCGGCCTGGACGCGCCCTGACATCCTATATGTCAAGCGACCACTGTACCAGTCGAGGTTCGAGCCACAGGAGGAATTCTTCAGCCGGCTCCGCCCGTTGGTTGATCCCTCAACCGAGAACCAGTTCTTGTTTGACCTTGAGCAGGATGGCAGGGTCATTCAGACGACCTACTTTGGTGGCCTTTGCAGGATTGTGAAGGCAAGCCCGAAGTCTTATGTGGATGATGTTGTAAATGCATACTCGAAGCTGAGTGAGGCGGACAAGTCACGCTGTCTGGAGTTCTTGCTCACAAACCATCCCATGGAGCTACTCCACCCGTACACCAAGGAATGGAAAGTGAAGCTAGAGGAGATGGAGCTTGGGTGTGATGCGCCTGATGAGAGTGACGATGAGGGTGGTGATGAGACTGGAAGTGAGGTCATTGATTGGGTTGAGGATGAGGAGGTTGATGTGATTGATGATACTGAGGATGACGATTATGAAGATGAGGAAGTGGTCGACGTCAGTGAAGAGGTGGAAGCAGATGAAATAATAGAAAGTAGTGAGGAGAATGAGGACTACTGGGACGAGCAATGGGATAAAGCGATGAAAAGTTCTGATAAAATGGAGAAACTGGTCAAGGACAGGGTTGAGAAATCatacgagtataataagcggcaAATGCAACAGCAGAAAGATATGGAATCGCAAATGAGAACTTCAAACACAATGATTATGCAGCaggagcaggccgaggaggaTGAGGTGAAGCTGGTACAGCAAGAAAGTGCAAGGAGCAGAAGTGCGCTGGTCAGAGTGAAGCGCGAGCCCCCTCCAGGGCTCTTCCTGAGGGCGGCCGTCCGGCCATTCACTTACAGGAATCTTGTCAAGGAAATTGTTCTGATGAGACACCAAATTATTGATGGAGAGATAGTTTAG
- the LOC109775243 gene encoding uncharacterized protein: MEDLVPAKAFYSAAAAGMEPDHRGLMAIVREEPPPSEEPMDLLSSAWCSSAIQVLQMGPKEEDRSLALVEHPVMGLDDDRRDLSQLQRNDRSLVVDDSGFGGAAQPQWKYEDLKSWIWLQKAIHPELDYDNKKKWLPRKMAAPWSGISLKKWVKERKQKRKEEARLHKAEVHAAVSVAGVAAVLAAIAAENSAPAARGSASASMRETAVASAAALVAAQCAKVAEAAGATRDQVAAAVNAAVAATDASNVITLTAAAATSLRGAAALRGRRGGSGGHGQGERADQGGTAPWQDDLDFDFNYARSKAALAKGDELFVAMPDGKWKLHTVSAATDRNGKVVLRIKKMNLVMQAFSNAKECVVEDVRPCAPEKASREEDATYPVEVRTSRGKVELRADDYAVYKRWVTTVTHMLTSSTAITMRN, encoded by the exons ATGGAGGATCTGGTTCCTGCCAAGGCATTCTATTCGGCTGCAG CTGCTGGCATGGAGCCGGATCACAGAGGCCTGATGGCGATCGTGCGTGAAGAGCCGCCGCCGTCGGAGGAGCCGATGGACCTGCTGTCGAGCGCGTGGTGCAGCTCGGCGATCCAGGTTCTTCAGATGGGTCCGAAGGAGGAGGATCGCTCGCTGGCGCTGGTGGAGCACCCTGTCATGGGGCTTGATGATGATAGGAGAGACCTGTCGCAGCTGCAG AGGAATGATCGTAGCTTGGTTGTTGACGACAGCGGCTTCGGTGGCGCGGCGCAGCCGCAATGGAAATACGAAGATCTGAAG TCATGGATATGGCTGCAGAAGGCCATTCACCCGGAGCTGGACTACGACAACAAGAAGAAATGG CTCCCGCGCAAGATGGCGGCGCCATGGAGCGGCATCTCGCTCAAGAAGTGGGTCAAGGagcggaagcagaagcgcaaggAGGAGGCGCGGCTGCACAAGGCCGAGGTCCACGCCGCGGTGTCCGTCGCGGGCGTCGCGGCCGTgctcgccgccatcgccgcggaGAACTCCGCGCCGGCGGCGCGcggctcggcgtcggcgtcgatgAGGGAGACGGCGGTGGCATCGGCGGCCGCGCTCGTGGCGGCGCAGTGCGCGAAGGTGGCCGAGGCCGCGGGCGCCACGCGGGACCAGGTCGCCGCGGCCGtcaacgccgccgtggcagccaCGGACGCCAGCAACGTGATCacgctcaccgccgccgccgccacct CACTGCGCGGCGCGGCGGCGCTGCGAGGAAGGCGCGGGGGCAGCGGCGGGCATGGGCAGGGCGAGAGGGCGGACCAGGGTGGCACGGCGCCGTGGCAGGACGACCTGGACTTCGACTTCAACTACGCGAGGTCCAAGGCGGCGCTGGCCAAGGGCGACGAGTTGTTCGTCGCTATGCCGGACG GGAAGTGGAAGCTGCACACGGTGTCCGCCGCCACGGACAGGAACGGCAAGGTCGTCCTCCGGATCAAGAAGATGAACTTGGTCATGCAGGCCTTCTCCAACGCCAAAGAAT GCGTGGTGGAGGACGTCCGGCCGTGCGCGCCGGAGAAGGCGAGCCGGGAGGAGGACGCGACGTACCCGGTGGAGGTGAGGACGAGCAGGGGCAAGGTGGAGCTCCGCGCCGACGACTACGCCGTGTACAAGAGGTGGGTCACCACCGTGACGCACATGCTcacctcctccaccgccatcACCATGCGCAATTAA